The proteins below come from a single Miscanthus floridulus cultivar M001 chromosome 1, ASM1932011v1, whole genome shotgun sequence genomic window:
- the LOC136471678 gene encoding UDP-glucose 6-dehydrogenase 2-like — protein sequence MVKICCIGAGYVGGPTMAVIALKCPAIEVVVVDISEPRIAGWNSERLPIYEPGLDDVVRQCRGRNLFFSTEVHRHVGDADIVFVSVNTPTKTCGLGAGKAADLTYWESAARMIADVSRSDKIVVEKSTVPVKTAEAIEKILVHNSRGVRYQILSNPEFLAEGTAVQDLFAPDRVLIGGRETPEGRAAVDKLRDVYAQWVPPDRIITTNLWSAELSKLAANAFLAQRISSVNAISVLCEATGADVTEVAHSVGRDARIGPRFLSASVGFGGSCFQKDILNLVYICECYGLPEVAAYWREVIRINDHQKSRFVNRVVSSMFNTVAGKKIAVLGFAFKKDTGDTRETPAIDVCNGLLGDKAVISIYDPQVTGEQVSRDLAMNKFDWDHPRHLQPLSATDLAKQVAVAPDAYEAARVAHAVCILTEWDEFRTLDYKRMFDAMHKPAFIFDGRNVVDPAKLREIGFVVYAIGKPLDDWLKDMPAVA from the coding sequence ATGGTGAAGATCTGCTGCATCGGCGCGGGGTACGTGGGCGGGCCGACGATGGCGGTGATCGCGCTCAAGTGCCCGGCCatcgaggtggtggtggtggacatctCGGAGCCTCGCATCGCCGGGTGGAACAGCGAGCGCCTCCCGATCTACGAGCCGGGGCTGGACGACGTGGTGAGGCAGTGCCGCGGCCGCAACCTCTTCTTCAGCACCGAGGTGCACCGCCACGTGGGCGATGCCGACATCGTCTTCGTCTCCGTCAACACCCCGACCAAGACCTGCGGCCTGGGCGCCGGCAAGGCCGCCGACCTCACCTACTGGGAGAGCGCGGCGCGCATGATCGCCGACGTCTCCCGCTCCGACAAGATCGTGGTGGAGAAGTCCACGGTGCCCGTCAAGACCGCGGAGGCGATCGAGAAGATCCTGGTGCACAACAGCCGGGGGGTGCGGTACCAGATCCTGTCCAACCCGGAGTTCCTGGCGGAGGGCACGGCCGTGCAGGACCTGTTCGCGCCCGACCGCGTGCTCATCGGCGGCCGCGAGACCCCCGAGGGCCGCGCCGCCGTGGACAAGCTCCGGGACGTGTACGCGCAGTGGGTTCCGCCGGACCGCATCATCACCACCAACCTGTGGTCCGCCGAGCTGTCCAAGCTCGCCGCCAACGCCTTCCTGGCGCAGCGCATCTCCTCCGTCAACGCCATCTCCGTGCTCTGCGAGGCCACGGGCGCCGACGTCACCGAGGTGGCGCACTCCGTGGGGAGGGACGCGCGCATCGGCCCGCGCTTCCTCTCCGCCAGCGTCGGCTTCGGCGGCTCTTGCTTCCAGAAGGACATCCTCAACCTCGTGTACATCTGCGAGTGCTACGGCCTCCCCGAGGTGGCCGCCTATTGGCGGGAGGTGATCCGGATCAACGACCACCAGAAGAGCCGCTTCGTCAACCGCGTCGTCTCCTCCATGTTCAACACCGTCGCCGGCAAGAAGATCGCCGTGCTCGGGTTCGCATTCAAGAAGGACACGGGGGACACCCGCGAGACGCCCGCCATCGACGTCTGCAACGGCCTGCTCGGGGACAAGGCCGTCATCAGCATCTACGACCCGCAGGTGACCGGGGAGCAGGTGTCGCGGGACCTCGCCATGAACAAGTTCGACTGGGACCACCCGCGCCACCTGCAGCCGCTCAGCGCCACCGACCTGGCCAAGCAGGTCGCCGTCGCGCCGGACGCCTACGAGGCGGCGCGCGTCGCGCACGCCGTCTGCATCCTTACCGAGTGGGACGAGTTCAGGACGCTCGACTACAAGCGCATGTTCGACGCCATGCACAAGCCGGCATTCATCTTCGACGGCCGCAACGTCGTCGACCCAGCCAAGCTCCGGGAGATCGGGTTCGTCGTCTACGCCATCGGCAAGCCGCTCGACGATTGGCTCAAGGATATGCCAGCCGTCGCATGA
- the LOC136471694 gene encoding uncharacterized protein, with protein sequence MPPRGRKHWCKLCRKSFTSYMSLGGHMNLHSSKRKQKKLSSTAPSLANTRGGAGGYGLWERRHSTWLLCDSSDDEYLTPVPKTECQLCFKARGALGMHMRAHIRRERKMVAEEVPRESDGYCDHNVPVSTPVTLTYGMEEVNALRVLMTISGHSGMDTAYEHCGEDYEMDGNLAYLEQKSEMELDYSGHRQTGDAELMPESCISDVKLKFISLSHVLKATASHDCKLCGKVFTSSKGLASHKKFHKVHDHEKVAASPNSAMPETGKQLLEVDSQLLCLDLSGLSDRNHSGRSPRSELTPWWTKRGLLLYQSVDKKL encoded by the coding sequence ATGCCGCCGAGAGGAAGGAAACACTGGTGCAAGCTGTGCAGGAAAAGCTTCACATCATACATGTCGCTCGGGGGCCACATGAATCTTCACAGCAGCAAACGCAAGCAAAAGAAGCTGTCAAGCACCGCGCCTAGCCTTGCCAACACCAGAGGTGGTGCCGGTGGGTATGGCCTCTGGGAGAGGCGACACAGTACCTGGTTGCTGTGTGATTCCAGCGACGACGAGTACCTGACACCGGTCCCCAAGACAGAATGCCAACTGTGCTTCAAGGCCCGTGGTGCACTGGGGATGCACATGCGAGCACACATTCGACGCGAGAGGAAGATGGTGGCAGAGGAGGTGCCAAGAGAGAGCGATGGATACTGTGATCACAATGTCCCTGTGTCTACCCCAGTGACCTTGACGTATGGGATGGAGGAGGTGAATGCTTTACGTGTTCTGATGACGATCTCAGGGCATTCTGGCATGGACACAGCTTATGAGCATTGCGGTGAGGATTATGAGATGGATGGCAACTTGGCCTACCTAGAGCAGAAGAGTGAGATGGAGCTGGATTACTCTGGTCACCGCCAAACTGGGGATGCTGAGTTGATGCCAGAGAGCTGTATCTCTGATGTGAAGCTGAAGTTCATCAGTCTTTCGCATGTGTTGAAGGCGACAGCAAGCCACGACTGCAAGCTCTGCGGCAAGGTCTTCACATCCAGCAAAGGATTGGCAAGCCACAAGAAGTTTCACAAAGTTCATGATCATGAAAAGGTTGCAGCATCACCCAACTCTGCAATGCCTGAAACAGGAAAGCAGCTGCTTGAAGTGGATAGCCAGTTGCTCTGTCTCGACCTTTCAGGTCTCAGTGACAGGAATCACAGCGGCAGGAGTCCAAGGTCTGAACTTACTCCATGGTGGACCAAAAGAGGCTTGCTTCTGTATCAGTCCGTTGACAAAAAACTATAG
- the LOC136471704 gene encoding presenilin-like protein At2g29900, whose protein sequence is MADAAAAAAVPGDAPGGTTVLDSLGEDITRIVYPVSACMLLVVLLVSLLSSPSSPSPLSASIAAATGGVSGGGDDDIPTALITALTFVVAVTAATFLLALLFYLRCTPCLRAYLGFSALAVLLVLGGQVALLLLSRLRFPLDAVSFALLLPNAAGALALAALAPASVPIALHQAALVAIAVLTAFWFTLLPEWTTWALLVAMAIYDLAAVLLPGGPLRVLLELAIQRNEEIPALVYEARPVDPRHGRNWRLWREGRQPGADLDDSSTVEVIGEVLGRNLQANSGNSSSSQVHEAATLAGDVSNSRPRVTLVAALSSSDSTVAQVGEVSALQEHRVAVAEMSVPLIQPRPQRSGEEVVEDEDGIGLSSSGAIKLGLGDFIFYSVLVGRAAMYDYMTVYACYLAIIAGLGITLLLLAFFRKALPALPVSIALGIVFYVLTRTLLEEFVVQCSTKLLMF, encoded by the coding sequence ATGGCAGacgccgccgcggcggccgccgtGCCCGGCGATGCCCCCGGCGGCACCACCGTGCTGGACTCTCTCGGCGAGGACATCACCCGCATCGTCTACCCTGTCTCCGCCTGCatgctcctcgtcgtcctcctggtctccctcctctcctcgccCTCCTCCCCCTCGCCCCTCTCCGCCTCCATCGCAGCCGCCACCGGCGGCGTCTCTGGAGGAGGGGACGACGACATACCCACCGCGCTCATCACCGCTCTCACCTTCGTCGTCGCGGTCACGGCCGCCACCTTCCTGCTCGCGCTCCTCTTCTACCTCCGCTGCACGCCCTGCCTCCGCGCCTACCTCGGCTTCTCCGCGCTCGCCGTCCTCCTCGTCCTGGGCGGCCAGgtcgcgctcctcctcctctcccgccTCCGCTTCCCGCTCGACGCCGTCTCCTTCGCGCTCCTCCTGCCCAACGCCGCGGGGGCGCTCGCGCTCGCCGCGCTGGCCCCGGCCTCCGTCCCCATCGCGCTCCACCAGGCCGCGCTCGTCGCCATCGCCGTGCTCACCGCCTTCTGGTTCACGCTGCTGCCCGAGTGGACCACCTGGGCGCTGCTCGTCGCCATGGCCATCTACGATCTCGCGGCCGTGCTGCTCCCCGGTGGCCCTTTGAGGGTGCTGCTTGAGCTGGCCATACAGAGGAACGAGGAGATACCGGCCTTGGTCTACGAGGCCAGGCCGGTAGATCCCCGCCATGGCCGAAATTGGCGCTTGTGGAGGGAAGGGAGGCAACCTGGTGCGGATTTGGATGACAGTTCCACGGTTGAGGTGATTGGGGAGGTGTTGGGGAGGAATCTTCAGGCCAACTCTGGAAACAGTTCGTCATCCCAAGTTCATGAAGCTGCCACTCTTGCTGGTGATGTTAGTAATTCAAGGCCCAGGGTGACATTGGTGGCCGCTTTGAGCTCCTCGGATTCTACTGTTGCACAAGTTGGGGAGGTTTCAGCATTGCAGGAGCATAGAGTGGCTGTTGCTGAAATGAGTGTACCTTTGATCCAGCCACGCCCACAGAGATCTGGGGAAGAGGTGGTGGAAGATGAAGATGGCATTGGGCTGAGCTCATCTGGGGCGATCAAGCTCGGGTTGGGGGACTTCATATTCTACAGCGTTTTGGTCGGTAGGGCAGCGATGTATGACTACATGACAGTGTATGCCTGCTACCTTGCCATCATTGCAGGGCTTGGCATCACTCTGCTCCTGCTGGCGTTCTTCCGCAAGGCATTGCCTGCCCTACCAGTGTCCATCGCCCTCGGCATTGTGTTTTATGTGCTCACCAGAACACTGCTTGAGGAATTTGTTGTGCAGTGCTCCACAAAACTTTTGATGTTTTAA